cgaaaacagataactccattttataAGTTTttagaaaactttttttgtattgtttacttgagataataataacactaataatttattttgtcatgtatttttctactgagtcaaatccattcatcttcagtttgattgatattatctcaagtaaacaataataaaaaaaagttttctgaaaattcatcaagacggagttatctgtttttgcaaattgaCTCTTCATGTATATTTTCAGTATTGCAGTTACTTCTTTAATTTATTGGAAGCTAAGAAAGATTTTGTTTCCCTGTGCTTCACACCTAAAACATGGCATTGCAAAACCTCTGAGATTATCCATTGACCATCATCACGACAATTACACTTTGTAGATGATCAACCCAGAGTCAGAGCCACACCTTCACCTTGAGCTACATTTTATTGCAGCATGGCCACTTTAAAAGGCTGGATCACCTCCTCTTGATTAGTTGCACTTCAGCTAACTGACTCAACACACTTCCTACCAGTTTTCAGCAGTTAATGGAAATGGAGAACCAAATGGAAAGTCagaagagaagaggaaggagcAATGACAACCTCATTTGTAAGTGAacctcagtttatttatttattttattttatttttttttaccgagTTTTAATGTTACATAACTGGTTGCTTTGGAAATATCACTAAAACAGACTTGGTTAAAAATCTAAGATCAACAAAGGTGTTGTTTACTATTTCCTGAACCATGAGCTCCATGTTAAATGTACACTGCTATTAGATTGTTTTGTTAGCATGAGtgctttatgtatttttttatagaTCGGCGCTTACTTATGAAGGTGGAAAGCAGCCCTAGTGGTAAGGGCATAGTGTAACTCCATCGTCATAGAGATAAATGGTCCCAAAAGCATGTGActgagagtgtttgtgtgtccgtgcTCTGTTAGGTCGGTGAGAAGGGAGAGCTGTCTTGTGACACAGTTAGACTTCGGCTCAGGTGTATGtaaatgtatccaaatgtggTTGTTGATACGGGATTCTTTTTATATCAGAGATCTTTCTTTAGGTCTTGGGTTATCACCAACCTGTTGGGCTTGCTTATGTAACAAAGATAGCTGATAAAGCTCTATTCTATAAAACATGAAGGTCAAAAACAGAAGGCTGTTTCCTGTTGTTGAACAAATTTCCTGTGGTTTGACCTAGAAAGACAGAATaagatggggttttttttactCTTCCCAACGCAAAGGAAATGACAGCAGAAGAAATATAAAAACCATGAAATTGAGGCTTTACATCAAAATATAGTTTCAGTCCCCTCACTGTATAATTCTGCATCCTGCTCAAGTGAAAACAAGGAAGTCATATGTCACTGTATGATGGATTTATTGTAAAACAAGCAGGGGTAGAGTCATGGAAGCTGGTGGATGAATACGACACGCAGACTCTCCCTCATTTGAATGCCCTTATTTATTagcaaagaaaaactgcaaGATCATATTGTACGAGAAAACATTTCTCTGTTTGCACTGTATACAGGAGAGTTTCTGTGCGTAAACAGAAAGCTGATCTGTGCGTAAAACTGCTTGTGCTTTTATCAGTGTCCATTATGATCGGAAGGACAATATTAATTACACCTGTGGCATTGAAAATTAGCTGCTGTGCCtcttttgtgttgtgtgtttgactCCAAAATAATTTCAAACTAGTTTCTAAAAGGTCTATGCCTGAAACTTTATGGCTGATTTTCATATTTCTACTCGATATGACCAAAGGAATCAGATTTTAGTTATTCTTCTCCATTTCACATGTGGTTATGTGGTTGACAATATAACAAACACACCactgttttgtctttctttttagcCGATCGAACGGGGGCATTAGGATGCGTTGGTTGGACCATTGTCATACTCTCTGGCTTGTTCACTTTTCTCCTCTTCCCCCTGACAATCTGGTTTTGTTTCAGGGTAAGTCAGCTCAGGAAGCCTCACAGTGGGCTGAAGAGCAGAAACCACTATTTCCTTTACTGCTAATGTGAATGTGAACTGACTGTCTTTGTGGTACTGCAGATAGTTCAGGAGTACGAGCGTGCTGTCATCTTCAGAGTGGGCCGCATAAAAGACAGGAAGCCTAAAGGACCAGGTAGGAACAatccaaactttaaaaacaaatgtggaCCAGCTGTtaattcaacattaaaaaacaaaatatgtttcttCTTTGTCCATAGGAGTCTTCTTCATTTTGCCGTGCACTGATTCCTTTGTGAAAGTGGATCTGCGAACAGTTTCTTTTGATATCCCACCGCAAGAGGTAGAGAAATGCTCCTTTTCAgccttaaaaaaacatttcagttaaAAATCTGTGGACACACACATGGGCTGACATATGTGTTTCCACTCTAGATCCTGACCAAGGATTCAGTGACAGTTAGTGTGGACGGTGTGGTGTACTTCCGGGTCAGTGACCCCATCGCGTCGGTGGCCAACGTGTCTAATGCTGACTTTTCCACCCGTCTGCTGGCACAAACCACCCTCCGAAATGTCCTGGGAACTAAGAACCTTGCTGAGCTTCTGTCTGACCGTGAGGGCATTGCTCATAGCATGCAGGTACACAATCTGAAGCCCATTTAAAGTCAGCAAGCCTTTGAAACTAGCACATATCACACATCTAAATACACAAGCAGAAATCAAACCCAAAATAAATTTCAGTGCCTTGCTATGGTAAAGTGGATTTGACGTGTGAAGCTGTTAGAAAGCTGTGATGTTGGTCTCAAGAGATTTTTTTGAGAAGCTAGAATTCCCTTTTTAGCTAATTGCTTTTGACCGGATAGTgtgattcattttttaacaaagagaCCTATTCTACACCAGTGGGATTGAGACTCTCTTGTGCCAATAAATAAAAGCGACACAGTAGGCTACATCTGGTTGGTTTGGTTACCTGGTTCTTCATCTCTAAACGACAGCTATATGTCTGCATTTCCTATATGTTTGCCATGCTATAATGTCACTATTTTTCTTCAGCCCCTATGTAATTCATACATATTACACTTAGAGCTACAGGTATGAGCTCCTTCTCTTCCTGTCTTTTCCAGAGTAACCTGGATGAAGCCACAGACCACTGGGGCATCAAAGTGGAGCGCGTGGAGATTAAAGACGTGAAGCTGCcacatcagctgcagagagCCATGGCTGCTGAAGCAGAGGCTGCGCGAGAGGCCAGAGCTAAGGTCAGGACATGTAACATAACAGATCCATACAGTATTATACAAGCATGAATTTCATAAACACAATGTGTACATTCAAGTACTGAATAAGTATTAAAAGATAACTTGCAGAAGTTATATTTAGGCGATccttatatttttctttctgcatccATAGGTGATTGCAGCAGAGGGTGAGATGAATGCATCACGTGCCCTGAAGGAGGCGTCCCTCGTGATTGCTGAGTCTCCATCAGCCCTGCAGCTCCGTTACCTGCAGACCCTCAACACCATCGCGTCAGAGAAGAACTCCACCATCATCTTCCCTCTGCCCATGGACGTGATGTCTCACTTCATGCGGAAGTGAGGTGTCAGGCTCAGCGCTAGCTCTGTGTACTGATTATCGTAAAACATGAATCGAATGGCATTGGGATATATTTCTGACTGTGCCTGTTTTTAGGGTGCAAATAATGCAGACACTGCATGGCTCTACGTGTGATTGCAAAAGACAGCTTTTTGGTTTATATAGTCAAGCCAGTCCCACTACCCATTGGTGATTCAGATCCAGAGTAGTTGGTATGTATAAAtgaaactgttttaaaatttgaaaataaattgtATATCGTTCATAATGTTGTACAGTGCAATATTGACCAGCTGGGTGTTTTGATacattattgtaaaatattgaaaatcttTAGTTTTATTCTTTGTAATACAACTTGCAGATGCTTTGTTGCCTCTTGGTTCACGAATTCCTATTATCCccatgtattttaaataaagtccatttcagtcattttgcagattggtctttttttccttcctcctaACTTTGAAACAAGTTACAGCTGGGCTTCAGGTCACATTTGGAAACAAGAATACccagtaacaaaagcatgactCAGTGTTTatacacaaaaagaagaaatttaaggaaatataTGGaactgaaaacaataaaatttacGCAAATAGTACTTTCTGGAATGATTTTTTGTAGCATCTTAAAGCTGAGTGTTGTTCTAAtgtaagaaagaaagacagcagactgaacaaagaaaatgtaatgaccaaaatgtcaatATCAGCAAACTTTAAACCTGTTAACActgtttaaatacagtgaaactTTTACTCACAGCCTGTCCTGACTATGCAAGCCTGTGATTAAAGACCATTTCCCCCAAAaagtatttatgtatatatatatatatatatatatatatatatatatatatatatacatatatataatttttttttttttttttttaccttgttggCATGTCAAAATGTTAACGTAATTTGCAGGGTGGGCTTTTTcatatcattattcttcttttgAATCAATTTCTGGGttgaacatgtatggctgaattactacAATATAATAACTTGTCATTGCgcactgtagttttattttactgcttgagcagagttgtaggtgagctggtgtgctcaagctgcagcaaGTGGCAAAGGGATCAGTGGAGACTTACTAATTATTGTCATGGATTTTAATACACTTAATTGGAATGCAAGAATCATccttaaataaaacatgaagacTTTCTTAggttttcttaaatattttaatactgTGTTCTCCCGAAAAAGTACAAATAAGAGCATCAACATACTGTGTGTACATTACATTGATGAACTATTTCGTTCCTCGTCTTCTAGGTCTCCTACGCTACAGTTACATCTTGACCATCACGAATGCAGAGAggtaaaagaagagaaaagggaGAGCAAGAAACAgcgaagacagaaaaaaacatgcttctATTACTCTGTTGGTGCACTAAGACACAACTCATGttgtaaatgtatttacattcaaacgtACAATCAGTGCCAGAACAAACAAAATTCAGGAAACTTTGTCTCTGGACCAAAATCAGAAAGGAGTAATTGTATAGCTTACCTCCACAAATTGAAATTGTAATGCTGAAAGTTGACAAGCCATGGAAACATTTGCTACAATAGCATTTAAAAATCAACATGGATATTTTACTCCCTAATGAATGAAATACATTAcccatgttttattttgtggggAGGCTCGACCAAGTGCTACATATTAAATAGCTGCTACATTGCGGTCAGGCAAGAGGTCTTTCTATATTAAACAAACTCAAAGGAATCACTTGTATAAAATGCAGTCATTACATTTTTGACATTCAGCACATAGTGAGACACAGATGTCCACAGGACACATTGAAGGGTCATTACAATACCAGTTCATCGTTTAGAAATCATAGTCCATTCAAGCgtgaaatattcatttaagtTGAAGATTGGTAACTTTACGCGGTCATTTGTAAACAATACTTTTGTTGCATCCTTAGactgtggttttttttgcagctgtaGCGACCTTTAGGAGGGACCCTAAAGAATCATTTAATGACACGGGTCATGTAATCCTAAACATCTGAAAACACAGTGACTTTCTGACTGGTATATTCTTACAATTGATCGTTATGCAAAGACATTCTCAAAATCATTGGCGTAGGTACAAAATCAGTGACAATTGAGATGCATTTCTCAAATCCTATGCTGCACCTGACATTCTTTTGTTTAAGAGCATTTAACCCTGTGTTCAcatcatacaaaaaaaaatctcaaaaatccatcaaaacaatcacttcttttttttaaaaacttttttcaagACCGTCAAAAGTGCTGGTATAGCAATTACAGATCTactgaaaagtctgaaaaactgGTAACTCAGAAACAACATCCTTTATATGCTGGTAAAAAGATTACATTTTCATCGGGAAATGAACAGAAGATGTAGCAATGGGCATTGTAAGAAATTTCTAAAATCTGTGCCAGACCTCAATAatgacccccccacccccacccccaccccccagcTTGCCCCACCAGCCCGCCCCCCCCATGCATCTATTTAACTATTAACAATATTACACTAGTTTGCTACCCCTAACTCGTGCTCCCATTTGCAATGTAACACAGACTTACTCTCATCCTTTCTCTCTGGTCTTCTCTATTTACAGCGGCTCATTTTAATAGTCTGAATAGCTGTAGCTTGGTTTATGTGTCAGTAAATCACTGAGATTACACCGTGTATAACTGTAGTTTTCAGCGGTGACTTGCTCAAAGCCGGATGAAAGATTAAGACCCTGAGGGTAAGTTAGTCAGTAGAGTACAGTACAGGAGGCAGCTATAACATATTGTACGCAATAAAATAATTCTCATTTTTATAAACCACTGGCTGGTTTCTCTAGTGTATCTTATATATGTGGAAAAAGTATCTCGGGAAATATCTTGAGAGTGTATAATGTTCTGCTGAGAAGCTATACAAAAGAAAATTGAAAGAATTTCTAATCTAAATTTAGAAAACAATTCCCTGAAGGATATATTTGTGAGCACTGACAATTCAGCGCAGTTTGCAAAGTTTAGAACGTAATGATGAAGGAATTAGAAAAGTGTTATTCACATAAATAAACCAGAATCATCAGAGGAGGTTATGAAGAGGTTAACACAGGTTCAGAAAGGTCTACACTAATCTAATACATCACAAAGAGGTAAACAGAGGattaacctgttttttttttaaacctacaTAGCTTATAGACACATATATCATAAGACAGTCCCCTGAACACCATCTATGTACAGGTGTATGCAAAAATCTGTACATCCATGTGTAAACTGCTTTCATTCTCGGCTCATCTTATGAATCCTAATGAGCCAATTAAGACCTAATGAGATTTTACAACTAAACCTTTGCAACTAAGAGTTTCTTACCATTTGAAGACAGCCTGATATTTGCTCGAAGGGTCGTTTTTACATCTTCTAACATCAATAAAAGATGCAGTTTGCCCAGGGGTGTTAGATGTTTTGCATACAACTGTATGTGTGAGGACGGCAAGTCAAATAATCTGCAGCTTATCTGCGTTCTCCTTGGGCACATCACATCACAATTCCACTTGTGTCCCATAAGTGTTATTTTTCAAAGTTACAAACATCATTTACTTCCTCCACACCTCAAGCTTAATAAATAGATCACAGCAATAATAAAGTTTCACGATAAAACTGGAAGACTTTCACAGTACATGCTTGCTTAAGTAGCAAAACACATGTGACAAATAACTTAGATAGAAACATCACATCATAAAGAAATTCACAACATTTAGAACAGTGATTCCTGTGCTAGGTTTCCCCCTTAGCTTTGAAGTCCCTGGTAGCTgtgtgattttgttgttgtttgctgttGAGCTATGGAACACAACAGGCTGCACATTCCCACTGAGGTAAATACAAAATGGCAGACATAGTTTTTGCAAGTTGACCTGAGGGATCCCAAAAGTGAAAAGTAGCTCATGTGGTGAGACACTGTCGGAAGACCTGGCaaggtttcttttatttaaaaaaacactttgaacaTCAAGGTCTTTGTATTTTGCAGGTTAAATGGCTGGGGTTCCAAGGAGGGCTTTCCCACACAAGTAAAACTATCAGCACTGAACTAATTAGAAAACATTTGACTAATACTTTTACTAACAAACCAATTCTTTATCCAAagtccttaaaaaataaaacgttGGTCGTTCTCTGCTGGTGAGGTGGCAGGACCGAGTATAAGGCGCTTTGCTTGGGATTTTTCCGGATGAAAAgcaaaacgaaacaaaaagaTATTCAGTTGAAAGCTGATCCAGTTCATAATCCAGAATTGCAATCCATTCATTTAAACAGAATTGAGTATATGAAACTAATCCCAATGAGAAAACATAGCTTATTCTGCTAAGGACATGACTGTGTTTTTCACATGCCAGAGTATTCTGGTGATCAGAGTGTGCTACTTTCCATCTGTACTGTCATACTGTGCAGGACTCGTGACTACCCATGCAAAGGGAGGTTTAACCTTTCAACACTGTCTGTGCCACTatcatacagtatatacactcTACATTTCAAGACTCTATATTAATACAAGTGTGGACTGGGGACAAAGAGCTGAGCTTCAGTCATCTGTTATGTATTTTCACATTACAATGTGTCTGAGCATATTTCAAAAAAGTTGTCAGCCTCACCAAGAAAAAAGGAGCTAACTCCCATTTTGGGGCATAACTGTATACTATATTGCCTTATATCACTGTTCACAAAAACTTCAATGTTTgaagcaatcaaagaaaaaggaagagg
This genomic stretch from Acanthochromis polyacanthus isolate Apoly-LR-REF ecotype Palm Island chromosome 17, KAUST_Apoly_ChrSc, whole genome shotgun sequence harbors:
- the stoml3b gene encoding stomatin (EPB72)-like 3b gives rise to the protein MEMENQMESQKRRGRSNDNLISDRTGALGCVGWTIVILSGLFTFLLFPLTIWFCFRIVQEYERAVIFRVGRIKDRKPKGPGVFFILPCTDSFVKVDLRTVSFDIPPQEILTKDSVTVSVDGVVYFRVSDPIASVANVSNADFSTRLLAQTTLRNVLGTKNLAELLSDREGIAHSMQSNLDEATDHWGIKVERVEIKDVKLPHQLQRAMAAEAEAAREARAKVIAAEGEMNASRALKEASLVIAESPSALQLRYLQTLNTIASEKNSTIIFPLPMDVMSHFMRK